The following are encoded together in the Lathyrus oleraceus cultivar Zhongwan6 chromosome 3, CAAS_Psat_ZW6_1.0, whole genome shotgun sequence genome:
- the LOC127126559 gene encoding presenilin-like protein At1g08700, which translates to MESSVLECIGVEIIGVMSPVSICMFLVVLLVYSVSTSSSPDLTIRTAANLVYAENPSDTTAQKLEGALLNAVVFVILIAIVTFLLVLLYYYNCTSFLRHYVRFSAFFVLASMGGSIFLSLIQRFSIPLDSITCFVFLFNFTIVGVLSIFSSAIPIILRQCYMVCLGIIVAAWFTKLPEWTTWTLLVALAVYDLVAVLAPGGPLKLLVDLASSRNEELPALIYEARPTVAPTGRAATLGFLVAGATESGLGSSSIELQVVPTGNEGNRNTHSAGDSVAVVRVEDLRNDEGERSPLVGNVDREEERSPLVEVNRTEREMATREAEEVSERGIKLGLGDFVFYSVLVGRAAMYDLMTVYACYLAIISGLGCTLILLSVCRHALPALPISIALGVLFYFLTRLLMEPFIVGTATNLMMF; encoded by the coding sequence ATGGAGTCAAGCGTTTTGGAATGTATCGGCGTTGAAATAATCGGCGTAATGTCACCGGTATCAATCTGCATGTTCCTCGTCGTCCTCCTCGTCTACTCCGTTTCCACCTCATCCTCACCTGACCTCACTATCCGCACCGCCGCAAATCTCGTATACGCCGAGAATCCCTCCGACACGACGGCGCAAAAACTCGAAGGTGCTCTCCTAAACGCTGTCGTTTTCGTTATCCTAATCGCCATCGTCACTTTCCTTCTCGTTCTGCTCTACTATTACAACTGCACATCCTTCCTCCGTCATTACGTCCGCTTCTCCGCTTTCTTTGTTCTCGCTTCCATGGGCGGATCCATCTTCCTTTCGCTGATTCAGCGTTTCTCTATCCCCTTAGATTCCATCACATGCtttgtttttctcttcaatttCACTATCGTCGGTGTTCTCTCCATTTTCTCTTCCGCTATTCCGATCATTCTCCGGCAGTGTTATATGGTTTGCCTCGGTATCATCGTTGCCGCGTGGTTTACCAAGCTTCCTGAATGGACGACTTGGACTTTACTTGTGGCTCTCGCTGTTTACGATCTTGTCGCTGTTTTGGCTCCCGGTGGTCCGTTGAAGCTTCTTGTTGATTTGGCCTCTAGCCGGAACGAGGAGCTTCCTGCTTTAATCTATGAAGCTCGCCCTACTGTTGCCCCGACCGGTAGGGCTGCTACATTAGGGTTTTTGGTAGCTGGTGCTACCGAATCGGGATTGGGATCGTCGTCAATTGAGCTTCAGGTGGTCCCTACTGGGAATGAGGGTAATAGGAACACTCATAGTGCTGGTGATTCTGTTGCTGTTGTTAGGGTTGAGGATCTTCGTAACGACGAAGGGGAAAGATCTCCATTGGTTGGTAATGTTGATCGTGAGGAGGAAAGGTCTCCACTTGTTGAGGTGAATAGGACTGAGAGAGAAATGGCGACGAGAGAAGCAGAAGAAGTTTCTGAGAGAGGTATTAAGCTTGGACTTGGTGACTTTGTTTTCTACAGTGTTCTTGTGGGTAGAGCTGCAATGTATGATCTCATGACTGTCTATGCTTGTTATCTTGCAATTATATCTGGACTTGGCTGCACTCTTATTTTGTTGTCTGTCTGTCGTCATGCTCTGCCTGCGCTCCCCATTTCGATTGCATTGGGTGTGCTTTTCTATTTCTTGACTAGATTGCTAATGGAACCGTTTATTGTTGGGACTGCCACAAACTTGATGATGTTTTGA